The proteins below come from a single Chryseobacterium bernardetii genomic window:
- a CDS encoding phosphoribosyltransferase: protein MESIKVHDKTFVPYLKDAEIQEIVKETALRIYEDYKDEVPVFIGVLNGVIMFFSDLLKYYPGECEIAFLQMSSYVGTESTGIVYQKMELTKDVKDRHIILVEDIVDTGNTVESLFKYFQETQRPRSVKLASFLLKPEVYKKDFKLDYIGKEIPNKFVLGYGLDYDELGRNLPNLYQLEEGQINH from the coding sequence ATGGAAAGTATTAAAGTTCACGACAAAACTTTCGTTCCTTATTTAAAGGATGCCGAAATTCAGGAAATTGTAAAAGAGACAGCATTAAGAATTTATGAAGATTACAAAGACGAAGTTCCTGTTTTCATTGGTGTTTTGAATGGGGTTATCATGTTCTTCTCAGATCTTTTAAAATATTATCCTGGGGAATGCGAAATCGCTTTCCTTCAAATGAGTTCTTACGTAGGAACTGAATCTACAGGGATTGTTTACCAGAAAATGGAACTTACAAAAGATGTGAAAGACCGTCACATTATTCTTGTAGAAGACATCGTTGATACAGGAAATACAGTTGAAAGTCTTTTCAAATATTTCCAGGAAACACAACGTCCCAGATCTGTAAAATTAGCAAGTTTCTTATTGAAACCTGAGGTTTACAAGAAAGATTTCAAACTGGATTATATTGGAAAAGAGATTCCAAATAAATTTGTTCTCGGGTATGGATTGGATTATGATGAATTGGGAAGAAACCTACCTAATCTGTACCAATTAGAAGAAGGACAAATCAATCATTAA